One genomic segment of Catalinimonas alkaloidigena includes these proteins:
- a CDS encoding YHYH protein — protein MQKFRLAILPIMIVAMLVSVNGCKEEATPENEVVKELHAAFAEFDTENTDIYLDGPDVVIETNGLPNHKTVYWGVGHELYQEEPDVQLTPSIIPNFNGAASLTVSANPQKASSTTSTSLGAIGIAISGAYIFNDQEGNGALDQASVSLDFTGAHIGPGQYHYHLEPKAWTNDDENLVGIMADGFFLYGRKCYSTGDRPTDLDESGGHTSITQHTNEEEYHYHIENELYLNQYYLLFAGKYQGTPSRIN, from the coding sequence ATGCAAAAATTTCGTTTAGCAATTTTACCTATAATGATTGTAGCCATGCTCGTATCTGTCAATGGCTGCAAAGAAGAGGCAACTCCTGAGAATGAAGTAGTCAAAGAGCTACACGCTGCCTTCGCAGAATTTGATACTGAAAATACGGACATCTACCTGGACGGTCCTGATGTGGTAATTGAGACTAATGGGCTCCCGAACCACAAAACTGTTTACTGGGGTGTTGGTCATGAGTTGTATCAGGAAGAGCCTGATGTACAATTGACTCCATCCATCATTCCAAATTTTAACGGGGCAGCCTCCTTGACTGTATCTGCAAACCCACAAAAAGCGAGTTCAACCACATCAACCAGTCTGGGTGCAATAGGCATTGCCATTAGTGGAGCTTATATTTTCAATGATCAAGAGGGCAATGGTGCATTAGATCAGGCTTCAGTGTCTCTGGACTTTACCGGGGCGCATATTGGGCCAGGACAATATCATTATCATCTGGAACCAAAGGCATGGACGAATGATGATGAAAATTTAGTGGGAATCATGGCTGACGGGTTTTTCCTTTATGGAAGAAAATGCTATTCCACGGGTGATCGTCCTACTGATCTTGATGAATCAGGTGGCCATACAAGTATAACTCAACACACGAATGAAGAAGAATATCATTACCACATTGAAAATGAATTATACCTCAATCAATATTATCTGCTTTTTGCAGGAAAATACCAGGGTACTCCGAGCAGGATTAATTAA
- a CDS encoding RNA polymerase sigma factor, with the protein MIDEKSCLQAIAHGSEEALEQLYLHYSDRVFNTLISYTKNAEDADELLQDVFVTIFNTASSFQFNSSVSTWIYRIAVNKSLDFLRKKKSQKRFGIFTSLYVRDSAEIKYESIDFVHPGVKLENKENAKLLFQAIDTLSENQKTAFILTQIEGLPQKEVAEIMNQSRKAVESLVQRAKANLKQALEKYFPDRRKTKNNTSK; encoded by the coding sequence ATGATTGACGAAAAAAGCTGTTTACAGGCAATAGCGCATGGCAGTGAAGAGGCATTAGAGCAGCTTTACCTTCATTATAGCGATCGGGTTTTCAATACGCTCATCAGCTATACCAAGAATGCGGAAGATGCCGACGAACTGTTGCAGGATGTATTTGTCACCATTTTTAACACGGCTTCCAGCTTTCAGTTCAATTCGTCTGTCAGTACCTGGATCTATCGGATTGCTGTAAATAAATCGTTGGATTTTCTGAGAAAAAAGAAGAGTCAAAAGCGTTTTGGCATCTTTACTTCACTGTACGTCAGGGACTCAGCTGAGATAAAGTACGAATCTATAGATTTTGTACACCCAGGGGTAAAATTAGAAAACAAAGAAAACGCTAAACTGCTTTTTCAGGCCATTGATACACTTTCTGAAAACCAGAAGACGGCTTTCATCCTTACTCAGATTGAAGGACTACCGCAGAAGGAAGTAGCTGAAATTATGAATCAAAGCCGGAAAGCAGTAGAGTCACTGGTACAGCGGGCAAAAGCAAATTTGAAACAAGCATTGGAAAAATATTTCCCGGACCGAAGGAAAACAAAAAATAATACGTCAAAATAA
- a CDS encoding haloacid dehalogenase type II: protein MNYKRRKYLKNLGIIGLSGFISPAMANSFKKTEHMNTKDLPRPKVLFFDVNETLLDLTQMKQQVGKALHGREDLLSLWFTTMLQYSLVTTASGQYHHFGYIGAAALQMVAANNNIAISESEAREVIVNALRGLPAHPEVKLALRQLKEDGYKLVSFTNSSNEGVKKQFESAGLTEYFEERLSVEEIGKFKPFKETYDWGARKMGINPNEAMLIAAHGWDVAGALWAGWRAAFISRPGKQLFPLAPEAEIVVSDLQKVSDILLTYK from the coding sequence ATGAATTATAAGAGAAGGAAGTATCTTAAAAACCTGGGTATCATTGGCCTGTCGGGATTTATTTCACCTGCTATGGCTAACAGCTTTAAAAAAACTGAGCATATGAACACGAAAGATTTACCAAGGCCAAAAGTTTTGTTTTTTGATGTAAACGAAACATTACTGGACCTGACACAAATGAAGCAACAAGTTGGTAAAGCTTTACATGGCAGAGAAGACCTGCTTTCACTTTGGTTTACCACCATGCTGCAATATTCTCTGGTCACCACTGCTAGTGGTCAGTACCATCATTTTGGTTATATAGGTGCCGCTGCACTACAGATGGTTGCGGCAAATAACAATATTGCTATTTCAGAAAGTGAGGCAAGAGAAGTAATAGTGAATGCTTTAAGAGGTCTGCCTGCTCATCCTGAAGTAAAACTCGCATTGAGGCAATTAAAAGAAGATGGATACAAATTGGTGTCGTTTACTAATTCCTCAAACGAGGGTGTAAAAAAACAGTTTGAAAGCGCGGGCTTGACTGAATATTTTGAAGAAAGGTTAAGTGTAGAAGAAATTGGTAAATTTAAACCTTTCAAAGAGACTTATGATTGGGGGGCCAGGAAAATGGGGATTAACCCGAATGAAGCGATGCTGATTGCGGCTCACGGATGGGATGTGGCAGGCGCCTTATGGGCAGGATGGCGAGCGGCATTTATTAGCAGGCCAGGCAAGCAACTCTTCCCGTTGGCCCCGGAAGCCGAAATAGTAGTTTCAGACTTGCAAAAGGTGTCAGATATTTTATTGACTTATAAGTAA
- a CDS encoding carboxymuconolactone decarboxylase family protein, whose amino-acid sequence MSTTQKSESLTIHSIESAPEKSKALLQKSNNAYGYVPNLHGVLAEAPGLLEAYQNIHELFANSSFDKDELTVVWQTINVEHECHYCVPAHTAIAKAMKVDDAITEALRNNTKLPSEKLEALRTMTLAMVRNRGNVSQDEMAMFYDAGFNQRQLLEIILGLAQKTISNYTNHIAETPLDKGAEKYAWN is encoded by the coding sequence ATGAGTACGACACAAAAAAGTGAATCATTGACAATTCATAGCATAGAATCAGCACCCGAAAAAAGTAAAGCATTACTACAGAAATCAAATAATGCTTATGGTTATGTGCCCAATTTGCACGGTGTTTTGGCAGAAGCGCCAGGATTATTGGAAGCTTACCAAAATATACACGAGTTATTCGCAAATTCCTCTTTTGACAAGGATGAGCTTACAGTAGTGTGGCAAACCATCAATGTAGAACACGAATGTCACTATTGTGTACCGGCACACACAGCAATTGCCAAAGCAATGAAAGTGGATGACGCCATTACAGAAGCATTAAGAAACAACACAAAGCTGCCTTCTGAAAAACTGGAAGCATTGCGAACCATGACCTTAGCGATGGTCAGGAATAGAGGCAATGTAAGCCAAGACGAAATGGCTATGTTTTATGATGCGGGTTTTAACCAAAGACAATTACTGGAAATCATTCTCGGACTTGCTCAAAAAACAATCAGTAATTATACCAATCATATTGCTGAAACACCTTTAGATAAGGGAGCTGAAAAATATGCATGGAACTGA
- a CDS encoding TetR/AcrR family transcriptional regulator, producing the protein MNLFWRNGYESTSMQMLEKEMGINKFSIYSSFENKNGVFLESIKCYRQKLNRLLSNLKSSTNGVESIKEYFYNFVEFSKDNGYGKGCLVTNTANEIGQDADKKIKDALSQFTENVRAHFAEILRRDQSKDNEIIEQQADYLIIAMFGLASASRTFNPSQLENYIENIFKSL; encoded by the coding sequence ATGAACTTATTCTGGCGTAACGGTTACGAATCCACTTCTATGCAAATGCTTGAGAAGGAAATGGGCATTAACAAATTTTCTATCTACTCCAGTTTTGAAAATAAAAACGGGGTTTTCCTTGAAAGCATAAAGTGTTACAGGCAGAAGCTTAACAGATTGCTCAGTAATTTAAAGTCATCTACCAATGGTGTTGAAAGCATCAAAGAATACTTCTACAATTTTGTTGAATTCTCTAAAGATAATGGATATGGAAAGGGCTGTTTGGTGACGAATACCGCAAACGAAATCGGGCAAGATGCTGATAAAAAAATTAAAGACGCACTTTCACAATTCACAGAAAATGTGAGAGCGCATTTTGCGGAAATTTTGAGACGGGATCAATCCAAAGATAATGAGATAATTGAACAACAAGCTGACTATCTGATAATAGCCATGTTTGGACTAGCATCAGCAAGCAGAACATTCAACCCATCGCAATTGGAAAATTATATAGAAAACATTTTTAAAAGTTTATAA
- a CDS encoding sugar phosphate isomerase/epimerase family protein, protein MNKRLKAATNSQSRRTFIKKSILGGAALPLFPGDLSWGGHDPAATPLKVHIFSKHLQFLNEQDMAEAAAEIGFDGIDLTVRPKGHVQPERVEEELPGAVEAMRKVGFAPSMMTTAVQDPDNPTDRQVLETAAKLGMQYYRMSYFRYQDDKSIPESLRYFQQRMEALSQLNSELGLTGCYQNHAGNYVGASIWELWELLKKADSQSMGAQYDIRHAVVEGGMSWPNSLRLIQPHIKTLAIKDFIWEKKNGKWYPRNTPLGEGMVDFKTYFQLLKKYRIQAPISLHLEYPIGGAEHGDTKLSVDKQIVFDAMKKDLKTVREWWQHEG, encoded by the coding sequence ATGAACAAGCGATTAAAAGCAGCTACAAACAGCCAGTCAAGAAGAACCTTTATCAAAAAATCCATCCTGGGAGGAGCGGCTTTACCCTTATTCCCTGGAGATCTATCTTGGGGTGGGCATGATCCTGCGGCTACTCCTTTGAAAGTTCACATATTCTCCAAACACTTACAGTTTTTGAATGAGCAGGATATGGCTGAGGCTGCTGCCGAAATTGGATTTGATGGCATTGACCTAACGGTACGTCCTAAGGGACATGTGCAGCCGGAGAGAGTGGAAGAAGAGTTGCCAGGTGCGGTAGAAGCTATGCGCAAAGTGGGTTTTGCTCCCAGTATGATGACCACCGCTGTACAGGACCCCGATAACCCAACCGATAGACAGGTGTTGGAAACAGCGGCTAAGCTTGGGATGCAGTATTACCGCATGAGCTATTTTCGCTATCAGGATGATAAGAGTATACCCGAGTCACTGCGATACTTTCAACAAAGGATGGAAGCCTTAAGTCAGCTAAACAGTGAGTTGGGGTTAACCGGATGTTATCAGAATCATGCTGGAAACTATGTGGGCGCTTCTATCTGGGAACTGTGGGAACTTCTGAAGAAGGCCGATTCGCAGTCGATGGGCGCTCAGTACGATATCCGGCATGCCGTGGTTGAGGGTGGTATGTCCTGGCCCAACAGCCTGCGATTGATACAACCCCATATCAAAACTTTAGCCATTAAGGATTTTATATGGGAAAAGAAAAATGGAAAATGGTATCCCCGAAATACTCCTTTGGGAGAAGGCATGGTAGATTTTAAAACCTATTTCCAGCTATTGAAAAAATACCGCATTCAAGCTCCGATATCTCTTCATCTGGAATATCCGATTGGGGGCGCTGAACACGGAGATACCAAACTGTCAGTTGACAAACAAATAGTTTTTGATGCCATGAAGAAAGATTTAAAAACTGTCAGAGAGTGGTGGCAACATGAAGGATGA
- a CDS encoding sulfatase family protein: MNSITKVFRGHMLLALIISACTSAVEKPNIIIILADDMGYGDLSCYNQEAKFQTPNIDKLASEGMLFTDAHSPSAVCTPTRYSILTGRYAWRSRLKEWVLWEWDPPLIAPELTTLPAFLKHQSYHTSAIGKWHLGWNWPTTDTISAKETNGKNVDYGQAISGGPLSYGFDYYFGDDVPNFPPYTFIENNKVMALPTEDKPGTMFGKAGKMAAGWKLEHVMPEITRKAVEYIHDKKTETDQPFFLYFALTAPHTPIVPTADFKDKSNVGPYGDFVLEVDWSVGQIVEALEQSGQRENTIIFFTSDNGSPARDGTSHSGPIGSVIANFGHHPNGKLRGLKADIWEGGHRVPFLVNWKGHIGEGTVNNYPVSSIDLFPTIADLLEKPFSGDEKAGKDSYSLLPLLQGNEDDTLRNRSLIHHSGAGVFAIRKGPWKLILSDVSGGFSDHSHPDGYGIETPGQLYNLDEDISEKENLYDRRPDIVNSLLNLLDKAQQ, translated from the coding sequence ATGAATTCCATCACTAAAGTTTTCAGGGGTCATATGCTACTTGCTCTTATTATTTCTGCTTGCACTTCCGCAGTAGAAAAGCCAAATATCATCATCATATTGGCTGATGACATGGGCTATGGAGATTTGTCATGTTATAACCAGGAAGCAAAGTTTCAAACGCCAAATATTGATAAGCTGGCAAGCGAAGGCATGTTGTTCACAGATGCCCATTCTCCTTCTGCGGTATGCACACCGACGCGATATAGTATACTGACTGGCAGATATGCGTGGAGAAGCCGCCTGAAAGAATGGGTACTATGGGAATGGGATCCTCCCCTCATTGCGCCTGAACTTACTACGCTTCCCGCGTTTTTGAAGCATCAGAGTTACCATACTTCTGCTATTGGCAAGTGGCACCTGGGCTGGAACTGGCCTACTACAGACACTATATCAGCCAAAGAGACAAATGGCAAAAATGTAGATTACGGGCAAGCTATATCAGGTGGTCCCCTTAGCTATGGGTTTGACTATTATTTTGGTGATGACGTACCCAACTTTCCTCCCTATACTTTTATAGAAAATAATAAAGTCATGGCTTTACCTACTGAGGATAAGCCTGGCACCATGTTTGGCAAAGCAGGTAAAATGGCTGCCGGCTGGAAACTTGAGCATGTGATGCCGGAGATTACCAGAAAAGCTGTAGAATATATTCATGATAAAAAAACTGAAACTGACCAGCCTTTCTTCTTATATTTTGCTTTAACTGCACCTCATACACCGATCGTACCTACAGCTGATTTTAAAGATAAAAGCAATGTCGGTCCTTACGGTGATTTTGTGTTAGAAGTTGATTGGTCAGTGGGCCAAATCGTAGAAGCATTAGAGCAAAGTGGACAAAGGGAGAATACAATTATTTTTTTTACCAGCGACAACGGCTCTCCGGCACGGGATGGTACCAGTCATTCGGGACCGATTGGCTCGGTAATCGCCAACTTCGGGCATCATCCAAACGGGAAGCTGAGAGGGCTAAAGGCAGACATATGGGAAGGGGGGCACAGGGTGCCATTCCTCGTAAACTGGAAAGGTCATATTGGTGAAGGAACGGTCAATAATTATCCAGTGTCGAGTATCGACTTGTTCCCTACTATTGCTGACCTGTTGGAGAAGCCATTTTCCGGAGATGAAAAAGCAGGTAAAGATAGCTACAGCTTATTACCTCTTCTCCAAGGTAATGAGGATGATACGCTGAGAAACAGAAGTCTGATACACCATTCCGGCGCAGGAGTTTTCGCAATCAGAAAAGGACCATGGAAGCTCATTCTTTCGGATGTTTCTGGTGGCTTTAGTGATCATAGTCATCCGGATGGTTATGGAATAGAAACGCCGGGACAGTTGTACAATCTGGATGAAGACATCAGCGAAAAAGAAAATCTTTACGACAGACGACCGGATATAGTGAATAGCTTGCTCAACTTACTTGATAAAGCTCAGCAGTAG
- a CDS encoding sulfatase family protein → MLKCLFVVNCLLFHIVFNPLFAQNASSSGQPNIVYILADDLGYGDISFFNENSKLHTPAIDELAKGGVAFTDAHTSSSVCTPTRYSILTGRYNWRSTLKKSVLSGYSKALIEPERMTVADLLQQHGYHTSFVGKWHLGWDWSFKHEADDINSYNLNNNPEVDFTQPITNGPNAQGFDYSFGFNGSLDMPPYVYIENANATSSIIDTTQNVDTKGFWRKGPTAQDFNHTLTLDDLTEKAVAYISEQAKQPAPFFMYFALPAPHTPILPTTEFLGKSNTNFYGDFVLQVDDVVRRVVEALEKQGVRENTMIIFTSDNGCSPKADFGELAKVGHDPSYIYRGHKADIYEGGHRVPFIVNWTGGIKNPLVSDEVICTTDLMATCADILDTDLPDDAAEDSYSFLPVLQQKSYTKPLREATVHHSIEGRFAIRKDEWKLILWPGSGGWSAPKSGEALEGLEPMQLYNLAEDPAEQENLYHKHPEVVKSLTALLNDYIKKGRSTPGKEQRNDGPAVWEELDWMGAENSNE, encoded by the coding sequence ATGCTTAAGTGTCTATTCGTAGTAAATTGCTTATTGTTTCATATAGTGTTTAATCCTTTGTTTGCCCAGAATGCAAGCTCATCGGGCCAGCCCAATATTGTTTATATCCTGGCGGATGATTTGGGGTATGGCGATATTTCATTTTTCAATGAGAACTCAAAACTCCATACACCTGCTATAGATGAATTAGCAAAAGGAGGAGTCGCATTTACCGACGCACATACCAGTTCTTCTGTCTGTACGCCTACCCGATACAGTATCCTTACGGGCAGGTACAACTGGCGCTCAACATTAAAAAAATCCGTGTTAAGCGGATATTCAAAAGCACTGATTGAACCAGAGCGAATGACGGTAGCAGATCTGTTGCAGCAGCATGGGTATCATACGTCTTTTGTGGGAAAATGGCATCTGGGATGGGACTGGAGCTTTAAGCATGAAGCTGATGATATCAATTCCTATAACCTGAACAACAATCCTGAGGTTGATTTTACCCAACCCATCACAAATGGCCCTAACGCTCAAGGTTTTGATTATTCATTTGGCTTTAACGGCTCCCTGGACATGCCTCCTTATGTTTACATTGAGAATGCAAATGCCACTTCCTCCATTATTGATACCACACAAAATGTGGATACCAAAGGCTTCTGGAGGAAAGGGCCTACCGCCCAGGATTTTAACCATACCTTGACCCTGGACGATCTGACTGAAAAAGCAGTAGCTTACATCAGTGAACAGGCAAAACAACCTGCACCTTTTTTCATGTATTTTGCCCTTCCCGCCCCGCATACCCCTATCTTACCTACCACCGAATTTCTGGGGAAAAGTAATACCAACTTTTATGGTGACTTTGTTCTTCAGGTGGATGATGTTGTAAGAAGGGTGGTAGAGGCACTGGAAAAGCAGGGTGTACGTGAGAACACCATGATCATTTTTACGAGCGATAATGGCTGCTCACCGAAAGCGGATTTTGGGGAGTTGGCTAAGGTGGGGCATGATCCAAGTTATATCTACAGAGGTCATAAAGCAGACATTTATGAAGGAGGACATAGGGTTCCTTTCATCGTAAACTGGACCGGTGGAATAAAGAATCCTTTGGTTTCCGATGAGGTGATCTGTACCACCGACTTAATGGCTACCTGTGCGGATATCTTAGACACCGATTTACCTGATGATGCCGCAGAGGATAGTTATAGCTTTTTGCCGGTATTACAGCAGAAGAGCTACACAAAACCTTTGAGAGAAGCCACTGTACATCATTCTATAGAAGGACGTTTTGCTATCAGAAAAGATGAGTGGAAACTGATACTCTGGCCCGGTTCGGGAGGATGGAGTGCGCCCAAGAGCGGAGAAGCTTTGGAGGGGCTGGAACCTATGCAACTCTATAATCTGGCGGAAGACCCTGCCGAGCAGGAGAATTTGTATCATAAACATCCTGAGGTAGTGAAGTCTTTAACAGCATTGTTAAACGACTATATCAAAAAAGGGAGAAGCACCCCTGGTAAAGAGCAGCGCAATGACGGGCCTGCTGTATGGGAGGAGTTAGACTGGATGGGAGCTGAAAATTCAAATGAATAG
- a CDS encoding sulfatase-like hydrolase/transferase, with protein MRIPLSNVLILFLSFACCYCSSKADGPPDADRPNIVLIMADDLGYHDLACYGNTKINTPNIDALAEAGLRLTNFHSNGVVCSPTRAALLTGLYPQEAGVEGVVTAKSHRDVGMNLDHYTLAEYLKDAGYATAAFGKWHLGYQAKYGPLSQGFDHFKGFVSGNIDYFSHIDQEGYEDWWQGTELNPEEGYLTELITDHGIDFIRAHQDSSFFLYLPHGAPHYPYQGPEDEAERSIAGDFVVGGKREDKDVAYKEMIESLDKNVGRIVQTLEEEGRMNNTLIIFCSDNGATPNVGSNAPYRGYKSQVYEGGHRVPAIFYWKGKISQSVSDELVLSMDIFPTIADLVAEDPVNTEKTSGISVAELLLGNQAGLTNNERTVFWRFKNQKAATKAPWKVVLTPDSAELFNLANDPSETTNLKDSFPEIFVELNESLKNWEEGLTEELISN; from the coding sequence ATGAGGATACCACTAAGTAATGTATTGATACTGTTTTTATCATTCGCTTGCTGCTACTGTAGCAGCAAAGCGGATGGGCCGCCTGATGCGGACAGGCCCAACATTGTATTAATTATGGCTGATGACCTTGGTTATCATGACCTGGCCTGCTATGGTAATACAAAAATCAATACACCAAATATTGATGCTCTGGCTGAAGCGGGCTTACGGTTAACCAATTTTCATTCCAACGGAGTAGTGTGCAGCCCCACCCGGGCTGCTTTGCTGACAGGCTTGTATCCGCAGGAAGCGGGAGTAGAAGGCGTGGTAACGGCCAAAAGCCATCGGGATGTAGGGATGAATCTTGATCATTACACCTTAGCTGAATATTTAAAAGACGCAGGTTATGCTACCGCTGCCTTTGGTAAGTGGCATTTAGGTTATCAGGCTAAGTATGGTCCTCTTTCCCAGGGTTTTGACCATTTTAAGGGCTTTGTCAGCGGTAACATAGATTATTTTAGTCATATTGACCAGGAAGGATATGAAGACTGGTGGCAGGGCACAGAACTCAATCCTGAAGAAGGCTACTTAACCGAACTCATCACCGATCACGGGATTGATTTTATCAGGGCTCATCAGGACTCTTCCTTCTTTTTGTACTTGCCACATGGTGCTCCTCACTACCCCTACCAGGGGCCTGAAGATGAAGCCGAACGAAGCATCGCTGGTGATTTCGTAGTAGGTGGAAAAAGAGAAGATAAAGATGTGGCGTACAAAGAAATGATTGAATCACTGGATAAAAATGTGGGAAGGATTGTACAGACTTTGGAAGAAGAGGGACGCATGAATAACACCCTCATCATTTTTTGTTCGGACAATGGTGCTACCCCGAATGTAGGCTCCAATGCTCCTTATCGGGGGTACAAAAGCCAGGTATACGAAGGTGGCCATAGAGTGCCAGCTATCTTCTATTGGAAAGGTAAAATCAGTCAATCTGTAAGCGATGAGTTAGTGCTGTCTATGGATATCTTTCCCACCATTGCAGATTTGGTAGCAGAAGACCCGGTAAATACGGAGAAAACCTCCGGGATCAGTGTCGCCGAACTTCTGCTCGGCAATCAAGCCGGGCTGACCAACAATGAACGTACGGTTTTCTGGAGGTTTAAAAACCAAAAAGCTGCCACCAAAGCACCGTGGAAAGTGGTGCTGACACCCGATAGTGCTGAGCTTTTTAACCTGGCCAATGATCCGTCGGAAACCACAAACCTCAAAGACAGTTTCCCTGAAATTTTTGTAGAATTGAACGAATCTTTGAAAAACTGGGAAGAAGGTCTTACAGAAGAATTAATCTCAAACTAA
- a CDS encoding RagB/SusD family nutrient uptake outer membrane protein, translating into MKRAKIIILTFMLGTFLLAGCEDILEPAPQGQVALEDLLTTESGMITAVNGVYQPLQGLYEGNMLRITDMASDDGWTWRKETEPDIYIVEQTFNITQNVWSSHYTGITRANTVLANLSGIEEYSSQEMRNALEGQAKFMRAFYYFNMVRLFGGVPLILEEIESREDSEQARASIEQVYAQIKTDIADAITLLPPSYQGGAGMEAGRPTTYAASALKALVHLELEEWNEAAEAASAVIGKGSLLENYADNFNGSQENGPGVLLEVQYGGVTGQTASSQSNGFAPPDFNGAAFILPTDDNLNGQGGSLSSGNSFIQIFEPGDLRKDVIVQTYGLVNFIDPSMPDGSLYYVNKYYNTNDPIGLSTWNFPLIRYAEILLVRAEALNEQGYVPDGEAFSLLNSTRTNAGLSALTAADLPDQAAFRKALREERRKELAFEAKRYYDLNRWGILEETIQEQMDFLGLTFPSSRNISHPITGKQYYLYPIPSIEFVNNANLGEQNPGY; encoded by the coding sequence ATGAAACGTGCAAAAATAATAATTTTAACCTTCATGCTTGGCACCTTCTTACTAGCAGGTTGCGAAGATATATTGGAACCCGCACCGCAGGGACAGGTAGCACTTGAAGACCTGCTTACTACCGAAAGTGGAATGATCACGGCAGTAAATGGTGTTTATCAGCCCCTTCAAGGATTGTATGAAGGCAATATGCTGAGAATAACCGACATGGCCAGTGATGACGGATGGACCTGGAGAAAAGAAACAGAGCCAGATATTTATATTGTGGAACAAACTTTTAACATAACCCAAAATGTTTGGTCCAGCCATTATACAGGCATTACCCGCGCCAATACCGTATTGGCAAATTTATCGGGCATAGAAGAGTATTCCAGTCAGGAGATGAGAAATGCCCTGGAAGGGCAGGCCAAATTTATGCGGGCCTTTTATTACTTTAATATGGTACGGCTATTTGGGGGCGTGCCTTTGATCCTGGAGGAAATAGAAAGTCGTGAAGATTCAGAACAGGCCCGGGCCAGTATTGAACAGGTATACGCACAGATCAAAACTGATATAGCAGATGCAATTACGCTTTTACCTCCTTCTTATCAGGGGGGCGCCGGGATGGAGGCGGGTAGGCCCACTACCTATGCGGCAAGTGCCCTGAAGGCGTTGGTGCATCTGGAGCTGGAGGAGTGGAATGAAGCCGCTGAGGCTGCTAGTGCGGTGATCGGAAAGGGTAGTTTGTTGGAGAATTACGCGGATAATTTTAACGGCTCTCAGGAAAATGGCCCCGGGGTGCTGCTTGAGGTACAATATGGGGGAGTAACAGGCCAGACGGCCAGTTCGCAAAGTAATGGCTTTGCTCCGCCGGATTTCAATGGTGCAGCCTTTATTTTACCTACCGATGACAACTTAAACGGGCAGGGGGGAAGCTTATCTTCAGGCAATAGTTTTATCCAAATTTTTGAGCCGGGAGATTTACGCAAAGATGTCATCGTACAAACCTACGGACTGGTAAATTTTATTGATCCTTCTATGCCTGATGGGAGCCTCTATTATGTCAACAAATACTATAATACCAATGATCCGATAGGGCTAAGTACGTGGAACTTCCCTTTGATTCGCTATGCTGAAATTTTGTTGGTGCGGGCCGAAGCTCTGAATGAACAGGGCTATGTGCCTGATGGTGAGGCTTTTTCCCTCTTAAACAGTACCCGGACCAATGCCGGCTTATCTGCTTTGACGGCTGCTGACCTACCCGATCAGGCTGCTTTTAGAAAGGCGCTGAGGGAGGAAAGAAGGAAAGAACTTGCATTTGAAGCCAAAAGATATTATGATCTGAACCGCTGGGGGATTCTGGAGGAGACAATCCAGGAGCAGATGGATTTTCTGGGGCTTACTTTTCCCAGTAGTAGAAATATAAGTCATCCGATTACTGGAAAACAGTATTATCTTTATCCCATACCAAGTATTGAGTTTGTAAATAACGCCAATTTAGGTGAACAAAACCCCGGCTATTGA